A region of the Candidatus Pelagibacter ubique HTCC1062 genome:
ATGTTTTTAGAAAATCTTCCAATAAAATTGATTTTATGCTGTTTTGTATTGCTTTCTGTTATTGTAATTGAATCATGTAAATCGATAAAAGAAATTAAACTTTCGATATTATGAAGCTTTGATTTTTTTCCTGTAACGTTTAGAGCTAAATTTATCTTTGCATAAGACTTTATCTTAAAACTATTCATAATTTAGGAATTTTTTAATCCCTCTAATAATTTATTTTTAATAGTTTTTTTCATGGCATCTTCAGTCTCATCTAAATTTAAAACAGCTTGCCAAAAATATCTTGCTTGAATTTTTCTATCAAGCTGCCAAAGAATATCACCGTAATGATCATTAACTACTGGATCCTGAGGCATTAATTCAACTGCTCTTTTAAGAAAATTTTCTGCTTTTTCATATTCGTCAACTAAGTAATATGCCCAACCGATTGAATCAATAATGTATGGATCGTTACTTCTGGCTTCATAAGCTTTTTCAAGCATTTTAAGAGCAGTATCAATTTTATGCTCTCTTTCCAACCATGAGTAAGCTAAATAATTTAATACATAAGCATCATCTGGGTTGGCTTCTAGAGACTTTAATAAATCTTTATCTGCTTTTACATAATCTCCAGATCTCTCGTAACTTCCTCCACGCCTATATAATATTTCAGCGTATAAGTCAGAATTAGCGTTCATTTTTAAAAGTATTTGATCATAAAAATTTATTGCTTCAATATATTTTTTTGCATTTTTATGCATATTTGCAATATCAAATATAATTTTTTTATTTGGGTTTTTAATTTCTTTAAATTTTTCATTGATAAATTTTAGAGATGCTTCTTTATTATTTTTTTTTAAAATAATTTGAGACTCTTTTTTTAACTTAAACCAATAATAAAATTCATGCTTTTTATCAAATGCTTCAAGAGTTTTTAATGTATTGGAATAATCATCACTCAAATAATAATTTTCAGCTAATAAAGACAAATTGAAAATAAATTTAGGATTTAAATAGTTTGCTATATTTAAATAAAAATTTGATTTCTCATAATCATTCTGAGAGGAATAGAGATTTGCTATTAGAAAAAATAGTTCACTAACAATGTCATTCGAATTTGTACATGAAAAAATTTCTTGGAAATTATCTAAGTTTTTATCTTCTATCCATTTTTTACCTTGAGAAATTAATACTGATGAATTTAAATAATCAAAATTATTAGTAACTTTTTTTGCCTTATCGTAATTATCTTTCTTGATTAAATAACTGATCAAAAAAAATACATACCTTGAATAATCAGCATCGTTTTGTGAATTAATTAATGTATTAAAATATCTCTCTGTATCTTTATCATTTAAATAACATCTTTGAAAAACTTCGTTAATAAATGAAAAATTTCCAAACGTATTTTTTTGCTTTATTAATTTTTTTTCTTCAAAAACTGATAAATATTGCTTGAAGGTTTCTGCAATGATTAATGAAAGTCTATCATTGTTAATAAATTCATATGATCTATCAATATAAACTTTACTTTTTTTAAAGTTTTTTTTCTTTAAACTATCAACCGCCAGCAACAAATTAGCCTGAAAAAAGTCAGAGTTGTTTTTTGTTGAGTTCTGTTTAACTTGATTAATTGCTTTCTCAACTTTGCCATCATGTACTAAGGAAAATACATACCTCTCAAGATAGGCATCATGCTGTTTTATTAATATTTTTGATGAATTAAAAAATTTTAAAGCTTCTGTATTATCTAGATTTTCATAAGCTACAATTCCTGAAAAATAATTAGACAAATACCTTGCATTAAAATCATTTAAACTGGTATTTTTTGAGTATAATGGACTCTGATAAAGTATTAATATTAAAAAGAATTTAAAAAACTTTACCAACATTTGGCCATTCTATGTCTAAAAAAGTAATAAATCAAAAAACGAATTTTGACTCTGAGTTCTTAAACTCTACTGGATCTGACTTTATTTTTGATGAAAAACCAATCAATAGACTAAAAAATACTAGTAATGACTTAAAAAAAGATCTGAGTATTCAAAAAATAGATAAAGTTAAAGAGCTTGCGAATCTTAAAGAACAAATAAACTCAATTAGTGATTGTAACTTAAAGAATAATTCAAAAAAAATAATTTTAGGAGATGGAAATATTAATAGCCCTATAATGTTAATTGGTGAAGCTCCAGGCGTTGAAGAAGATAATGCCGGATTAACTTTTATGGGTGAGGTAGGAGATCTTTTAAAAAAAATGCTAATTGCAATAAATATTGAAAAACAAAATATTTATACAACATATGCTGTAAACTTTAGGCCCCCTGAAGATCGAAAGCCAAACTCTACAGAAATTAAAAGATATTCTCAATTTTTACAAAAACATATTTCAATAATAAATCCTAAAATAATAATTCTTATGGGTAGTACTGCTATGGAATCTTTAACGGGTTTAAATAGTAAAATTTCTATTGAAAGAGGAAAATGGAAAGAAGTAATTGTAAAGAATACAAGTTACAACGTTATCATAACTTTTAACCCCTCTTATCTTTTAAGAGCTCCTGAAAATAAAAAACATTCATGGGATGACTTAAAAAAGATTAAACAAAAAATCTTAGAACTAAACCTATCCGTTTAATGAAAATCTTAGCAGGTGTTGATGAAGTTGGTAGAGGAAGCTTAATCGGACCCGTTTATGCAGCAGCTGTCATATTAAATAATTCTATTGATAAAAAATTATTAAAAGATTCAAAAACTCTAACAAAAGACAAAAGAGAAGAGCTTGAAAAATATATTAAAAAAAATTCTATATGGGCTATAGGTCAGGCGTCGACTAAAGAAATTGAAAAAATTAATATATTGCATGCAAGTTTACTTGCAATGAAAAGAGCCATTCTTAAATTGAAGATAAAACCTTCACTTGTTTTAATTGATGGTAACAAACTACCTGATTTAAAAAACTATAAATTAGAATATGTAATTAAAGGAGATCAAAAAATTCCAAGCATTTCTGCTGCATCAATTATTGCAAAAGTCAGTAGAGATAAATTTATTACAAAACTTTCAAAAGAATTTAATAATTATGGATGGGATACAAACTCTGGTTATGGAACCAAAGAGCATTTAAAAGCAATTAAGCAATTTGGTATTACCAAATATCACCGTAAAACATTTTCACCTATTAGTGATCTTCTATAAATTATAATAATTACAACACAAGATCTGGTTGTTTAAGAAATAACAAACACAAATTGAATCCATTTAATTCAATCACAG
Encoded here:
- a CDS encoding uracil-DNA glycosylase: MSKKVINQKTNFDSEFLNSTGSDFIFDEKPINRLKNTSNDLKKDLSIQKIDKVKELANLKEQINSISDCNLKNNSKKIILGDGNINSPIMLIGEAPGVEEDNAGLTFMGEVGDLLKKMLIAINIEKQNIYTTYAVNFRPPEDRKPNSTEIKRYSQFLQKHISIINPKIIILMGSTAMESLTGLNSKISIERGKWKEVIVKNTSYNVIITFNPSYLLRAPENKKHSWDDLKKIKQKILELNLSV
- a CDS encoding tetratricopeptide repeat protein; the encoded protein is MLVKFFKFFLILILYQSPLYSKNTSLNDFNARYLSNYFSGIVAYENLDNTEALKFFNSSKILIKQHDAYLERYVFSLVHDGKVEKAINQVKQNSTKNNSDFFQANLLLAVDSLKKKNFKKSKVYIDRSYEFINNDRLSLIIAETFKQYLSVFEEKKLIKQKNTFGNFSFINEVFQRCYLNDKDTERYFNTLINSQNDADYSRYVFFLISYLIKKDNYDKAKKVTNNFDYLNSSVLISQGKKWIEDKNLDNFQEIFSCTNSNDIVSELFFLIANLYSSQNDYEKSNFYLNIANYLNPKFIFNLSLLAENYYLSDDYSNTLKTLEAFDKKHEFYYWFKLKKESQIILKKNNKEASLKFINEKFKEIKNPNKKIIFDIANMHKNAKKYIEAINFYDQILLKMNANSDLYAEILYRRGGSYERSGDYVKADKDLLKSLEANPDDAYVLNYLAYSWLEREHKIDTALKMLEKAYEARSNDPYIIDSIGWAYYLVDEYEKAENFLKRAVELMPQDPVVNDHYGDILWQLDRKIQARYFWQAVLNLDETEDAMKKTIKNKLLEGLKNS
- a CDS encoding ribonuclease HII, with the protein product MKILAGVDEVGRGSLIGPVYAAAVILNNSIDKKLLKDSKTLTKDKREELEKYIKKNSIWAIGQASTKEIEKINILHASLLAMKRAILKLKIKPSLVLIDGNKLPDLKNYKLEYVIKGDQKIPSISAASIIAKVSRDKFITKLSKEFNNYGWDTNSGYGTKEHLKAIKQFGITKYHRKTFSPISDLL